The following are encoded together in the Octopus sinensis linkage group LG15, ASM634580v1, whole genome shotgun sequence genome:
- the LOC115219716 gene encoding uncharacterized protein LOC115219716 isoform X1: MLEPVHSMRGKLPSLHRIGKTKCIDEDEPPPIHDLSFDPVPFALLEDNRFDVSDAEETLRALRRAFRIVCPGRHACKRSFDHSGLNITHCRDGVGLGKYYLQLQKIMEKRAWLEFTHDWMYRVKSTLLFIQELESMVYTEYCTLYDIMHNNQLPQDIESKLCGLNSICEDLRVHSNHWNSIQQRIRTQQWMQPLLSSVYSELKMLKKVFFQLQDATIWWIHKLIEIGLVVFSHSQMSHVSNEVFWSVARGLEDFNSIVTSAKLNAFHDNESIIFKDPNLMAMWNSIMINSKFHNLSSLITISPISLNHILNCFANQRSRYATFDTHRFLTKSDEFIDNLDTGILPGFVWNDLSANIMSAVSSESFEHQIGNGSASLSTVILNVNPLKAPDLSVLMSPLTDFVRREQDFAEKFLSVICNSTNFLRYDNTNNSSTKDNKSVTTNRLTARRFSGTPVLSRTDSRRKTVSWGDTANSSIKSQLVTTYLENIWENFGKNFEHLIYEPAWNGERSLMRTDVGSLFLVNDALVLMLCRMIYHGIVKDLFPSGSVIPLQILAQKIHTIAAIGCWDNCVCKVEGLRTVDKCYPCPLGNGDYSTKTGLLLKDTYQPLLSSLENYIQSLNSTGPESTLQKSGTDPTQILSLFTRLQTTACIALSWCYSKTHEFLASWSIGSFILVTQTDLKILSDETKRAVCIAQTLCTNLSLYNSLHNAYIHSALTEVYHELEDINSQLQSLSGSVMKLFSENCGKISKQFFQNNMPGGKIWRSKSVGRFNDYTIEQQDYIEHALETILEPVVEGVSKLRVTSQLSVISMATVAMCEAWTDFILKEKIKFSLHGAHQLGADFNFVRTWLSSAIRNNEVRQSITQLSVFSYLNGIVLLLQRQPKKRASTRFTDPCANDDISSDTADNNTESNHRGANCESSTETEVTNDEKDICSVSNTDDWLALRVCGGSRSWKFPSCFNIQREDT, from the exons ATGTTAGAACCTGTTCACAGCATGAGAGGGAAGCTGCCATCACTTCACCGGATTGGTAAAACGAAATGCATTGATGAGGATGAACCGCCACCAATCCATGATCTCAGTTTTGATCCAGTTCCATTTGCACTTCTTGAAGATAATCGCTTTGATGTCAGCGATGCAGAAGAAACACTTCGAGCTCTACGGAGAGCATTCCGTATAGTTTGTCCTGGAAGACATGCTTGCAAACGATCATTTGATCATTCTGGCTTGAACATCACACATTGTCGTGATGGTGTTGGgctggggaaatattatcttcagCTCCAAAAGATTATGGAGAAGAGGGCTTGGCTAGAATTTACTCATGATTGGATGTACCGAGTGaaatccactttgcttttcatacaagAACTTGAATCCATGGTTTATACTGAATACTGCACACTGTATGATATTATGCATAATAACCAATTACCACAGGACATTGAGAGCAAACTTTGTGGTTTGAATTCGATCTGTGAAGATTTGCGAGTGCACAGCAACCACTGGAACAGTATCCAACAGAGAATCCGAACACAGCAATGGATGCAGCCGTTGCTAAGTAGCGTTTACTCAGAGTTGAAAATGTTAAAGAAAGTATTTTTTCAGCTACAGGATGCTACAATatggtggattcacaaattaatTGAAATTGGTCTTGTAGTATTTTCTCACTCTCAGATGAGCCATGTTTCAAATGAAGTATTTTGGAGTGTTGCTCGTGGTCTGGAAGACTTCAATTCTAttgtcacaagtgccaagctgaaTGCCTTTCATGACAATGAAAGTATAATATTCAAGGACCCTAATCTAATGGCTATGTGGAACAGTATTATGATAAATTCTAAATTTCACAATTTATCTTCCCTCATTACTATATCACCCATTTCTTTGAATCACATTTTGAATTGTTTCGCAAACCAAAGGTCGCGCTATGCCACTTTTGACACACATCGATTTCTAACAAAAAGTGATGAATTCATCGACAACTTAGATACAGGCATACTTCCAGGGTTTGTCTGGAATGATTTGTCTGCCAATATCATGAGTGCAGTGTCATCTGAGTCCTTTGAACATCAAATTGGTAATGGCAGTGCAAGTTTGAGCACTGTCATATTAAATGTGAACCCCTTAAAAGCTCCTGATCTTTCTGTTTTAATGTCCCCACTGACTGACTTCGTCAGAAGGGAACAAGATTTCGCTGAAAAATTTCTAAGTGTCATATGCAATTCAACAAATTTTTTACGTTATGATAATACAAATAATTCTTCAACAAAGGACAACAAAAGTGTTACTACAAACCGGTTGACAGCTCGCAGGTTTTCTGGTACGCCGGTTCTCTCCAGAACAGATTCACGTCGTAAGACTGTTTCCTGGGGTGACACTGCAAATTCTTCTATCAAATCTCAATTAGTTACTACTTATTTAGAGAATATATGGGAGAACTTTGGTAAAAATTTTGAACACCTTATATACGAACCAGCCTGGAATGGTGAGAGAAGTTTAATGAGGACAGATGTCGGTTCCTTATTTCTGGTTAACGACGCATTAGTATTAATGTTATGTCGAATGATTTATCATGGCATCGTTAAAG ATCTTTTCCCATCTGGCTCAGTTATACCACTGCAAATATTGGCACAGAAAATTCACACAATTGCTGCAATTGGATGCTGGGATAACT GTGTTTGTAAAGTTGAAGGTTTAAGGACAGTGGATAAATGTTATCCCTGTCCGTTAGGTAATGGAGACTACAGCACAAAAACTGGATTACTCTTGAAAGACACATATCAGCCATTATTATCTTCACTGGAAAATTATATTCAAAGTTTAAACTCAACAG gGCCTGAGTCAACTTTACAGAAGTCTGGAACGGACCCAACTCAAATATTGTCCCTTTTCACACGCCTTCAGACCACAGCATGCATTGCATTATCATGGTGCTATTCCAAGACCCATGAGTTCCTTGCTAGTTGGTCGATTGGTTCGTTCATTCTTGTCACACAGACAGACTTAAAG atACTGTCTGATGAAACAAAGCGTGCTGTATGTATAGCCCAGACGTTATGCACGAACCTATCATTGTATAACTCATTGCACAATGCCTATATACACTCTGCTCTTACTGAGGTCTATCATGAATTAGAAGATATCAATTCCCAACTCCAG TCCTTATCTGGTTCGGTAATGAAACTGTTTTCTGAAAATTGTGGGAAAATATCGAAGCAGTTTTTCCAGAACAATATGCCTGGTGGCAAGATTTGGAGGAGTAAAAGTGTGGGTAGGTTTAATG ATTACACCATTGAACAACAGGATTATATTGAACATGCACTGGAAACAATACTGGAACCTGTTGTGGAAGGTGTCAGTAAGCTGAGAGTGACGTCCCAACTTAGCGTTATCTCAATGGCAACTGTAGCCATGTGTGAAGCTTGGACTGACTTCATTTTGAAGGAGAAAATTAAATTTAg TTTACATGGTGCTCACCAACTTGGTGCAGATTTCAATTTTGTCCGAACGTGGCTAAGCAGTGCAATCCGAAACAATGAAGTCAGACAGAGTATCACCCAACTCTCTGTTTTCAGCTACTTGAATGGAATTGTGCTTTTACTCCAAAGACAACCGAAAAAACGAGCTTCTACTCGCTTCACCGACCCTTGTGCTAATGATGATATCA GTTCGGATACTGCTGACAACAATACAGAGAGTAATCACCGGGGAGCTAATTGTGAAAGTTCTACTGAGACAGAAGTGACAAACGATGAGAAAGACATATGTTCCGTATCAAACACAGATGACTGGCTTGCACTGAGAGTGTGTGGTGGCTCTCGCAGTTGGAAATTTCCATCTTGTTTCAATATACAACGTGAAGACACTTAA
- the LOC115219716 gene encoding uncharacterized protein LOC115219716 isoform X2, which produces MLEPVHSMRGKLPSLHRIGKTKCIDEDEPPPIHDLSFDPVPFALLEDNRFDVSDAEETLRALRRAFRIVCPGRHACKRSFDHSGLNITHCRDGVGLGKYYLQLQKIMEKRAWLEFTHDWMYRVKSTLLFIQELESMVYTEYCTLYDIMHNNQLPQDIESKLCGLNSICEDLRVHSNHWNSIQQRIRTQQWMQPLLSSVYSELKMLKKVFFQLQDATIWWIHKLIEIGLVVFSHSQMSHVSNEVFWSVARGLEDFNSIVTSAKLNAFHDNESIIFKDPNLMAMWNSIMINSKFHNLSSLITISPISLNHILNCFANQRSRYATFDTHRFLTKSDEFIDNLDTGILPGFVWNDLSANIMSAVSSESFEHQIGNGSASLSTVILNVNPLKAPDLSVLMSPLTDFVRREQDFAEKFLSVICNSTNFLRYDNTNNSSTKDNKSVTTNRLTARRFSGTPVLSRTDSRRKTVSWGDTANSSIKSQLVTTYLENIWENFGKNFEHLIYEPAWNGERSLMRTDVGSLFLVNDALVLMLCRMIYHGIVKDLFPSGSVIPLQILAQKIHTIAAIGCWDNCVCKVEGLRTVDKCYPCPLGNGDYSTKTGLLLKDTYQPLLSSLENYIQSLNSTGPESTLQKSGTDPTQILSLFTRLQTTACIALSWCYSKTHEFLASWSIGSFILVTQTDLKILSDETKRAVCIAQTLCTNLSLYNSLHNAYIHSALTEVYHELEDINSQLQSLSGSVMKLFSENCGKISKQFFQNNMPGGKIWRSKSVDYTIEQQDYIEHALETILEPVVEGVSKLRVTSQLSVISMATVAMCEAWTDFILKEKIKFSLHGAHQLGADFNFVRTWLSSAIRNNEVRQSITQLSVFSYLNGIVLLLQRQPKKRASTRFTDPCANDDISSDTADNNTESNHRGANCESSTETEVTNDEKDICSVSNTDDWLALRVCGGSRSWKFPSCFNIQREDT; this is translated from the exons ATGTTAGAACCTGTTCACAGCATGAGAGGGAAGCTGCCATCACTTCACCGGATTGGTAAAACGAAATGCATTGATGAGGATGAACCGCCACCAATCCATGATCTCAGTTTTGATCCAGTTCCATTTGCACTTCTTGAAGATAATCGCTTTGATGTCAGCGATGCAGAAGAAACACTTCGAGCTCTACGGAGAGCATTCCGTATAGTTTGTCCTGGAAGACATGCTTGCAAACGATCATTTGATCATTCTGGCTTGAACATCACACATTGTCGTGATGGTGTTGGgctggggaaatattatcttcagCTCCAAAAGATTATGGAGAAGAGGGCTTGGCTAGAATTTACTCATGATTGGATGTACCGAGTGaaatccactttgcttttcatacaagAACTTGAATCCATGGTTTATACTGAATACTGCACACTGTATGATATTATGCATAATAACCAATTACCACAGGACATTGAGAGCAAACTTTGTGGTTTGAATTCGATCTGTGAAGATTTGCGAGTGCACAGCAACCACTGGAACAGTATCCAACAGAGAATCCGAACACAGCAATGGATGCAGCCGTTGCTAAGTAGCGTTTACTCAGAGTTGAAAATGTTAAAGAAAGTATTTTTTCAGCTACAGGATGCTACAATatggtggattcacaaattaatTGAAATTGGTCTTGTAGTATTTTCTCACTCTCAGATGAGCCATGTTTCAAATGAAGTATTTTGGAGTGTTGCTCGTGGTCTGGAAGACTTCAATTCTAttgtcacaagtgccaagctgaaTGCCTTTCATGACAATGAAAGTATAATATTCAAGGACCCTAATCTAATGGCTATGTGGAACAGTATTATGATAAATTCTAAATTTCACAATTTATCTTCCCTCATTACTATATCACCCATTTCTTTGAATCACATTTTGAATTGTTTCGCAAACCAAAGGTCGCGCTATGCCACTTTTGACACACATCGATTTCTAACAAAAAGTGATGAATTCATCGACAACTTAGATACAGGCATACTTCCAGGGTTTGTCTGGAATGATTTGTCTGCCAATATCATGAGTGCAGTGTCATCTGAGTCCTTTGAACATCAAATTGGTAATGGCAGTGCAAGTTTGAGCACTGTCATATTAAATGTGAACCCCTTAAAAGCTCCTGATCTTTCTGTTTTAATGTCCCCACTGACTGACTTCGTCAGAAGGGAACAAGATTTCGCTGAAAAATTTCTAAGTGTCATATGCAATTCAACAAATTTTTTACGTTATGATAATACAAATAATTCTTCAACAAAGGACAACAAAAGTGTTACTACAAACCGGTTGACAGCTCGCAGGTTTTCTGGTACGCCGGTTCTCTCCAGAACAGATTCACGTCGTAAGACTGTTTCCTGGGGTGACACTGCAAATTCTTCTATCAAATCTCAATTAGTTACTACTTATTTAGAGAATATATGGGAGAACTTTGGTAAAAATTTTGAACACCTTATATACGAACCAGCCTGGAATGGTGAGAGAAGTTTAATGAGGACAGATGTCGGTTCCTTATTTCTGGTTAACGACGCATTAGTATTAATGTTATGTCGAATGATTTATCATGGCATCGTTAAAG ATCTTTTCCCATCTGGCTCAGTTATACCACTGCAAATATTGGCACAGAAAATTCACACAATTGCTGCAATTGGATGCTGGGATAACT GTGTTTGTAAAGTTGAAGGTTTAAGGACAGTGGATAAATGTTATCCCTGTCCGTTAGGTAATGGAGACTACAGCACAAAAACTGGATTACTCTTGAAAGACACATATCAGCCATTATTATCTTCACTGGAAAATTATATTCAAAGTTTAAACTCAACAG gGCCTGAGTCAACTTTACAGAAGTCTGGAACGGACCCAACTCAAATATTGTCCCTTTTCACACGCCTTCAGACCACAGCATGCATTGCATTATCATGGTGCTATTCCAAGACCCATGAGTTCCTTGCTAGTTGGTCGATTGGTTCGTTCATTCTTGTCACACAGACAGACTTAAAG atACTGTCTGATGAAACAAAGCGTGCTGTATGTATAGCCCAGACGTTATGCACGAACCTATCATTGTATAACTCATTGCACAATGCCTATATACACTCTGCTCTTACTGAGGTCTATCATGAATTAGAAGATATCAATTCCCAACTCCAG TCCTTATCTGGTTCGGTAATGAAACTGTTTTCTGAAAATTGTGGGAAAATATCGAAGCAGTTTTTCCAGAACAATATGCCTGGTGGCAAGATTTGGAGGAGTAAAAGTGTGG ATTACACCATTGAACAACAGGATTATATTGAACATGCACTGGAAACAATACTGGAACCTGTTGTGGAAGGTGTCAGTAAGCTGAGAGTGACGTCCCAACTTAGCGTTATCTCAATGGCAACTGTAGCCATGTGTGAAGCTTGGACTGACTTCATTTTGAAGGAGAAAATTAAATTTAg TTTACATGGTGCTCACCAACTTGGTGCAGATTTCAATTTTGTCCGAACGTGGCTAAGCAGTGCAATCCGAAACAATGAAGTCAGACAGAGTATCACCCAACTCTCTGTTTTCAGCTACTTGAATGGAATTGTGCTTTTACTCCAAAGACAACCGAAAAAACGAGCTTCTACTCGCTTCACCGACCCTTGTGCTAATGATGATATCA GTTCGGATACTGCTGACAACAATACAGAGAGTAATCACCGGGGAGCTAATTGTGAAAGTTCTACTGAGACAGAAGTGACAAACGATGAGAAAGACATATGTTCCGTATCAAACACAGATGACTGGCTTGCACTGAGAGTGTGTGGTGGCTCTCGCAGTTGGAAATTTCCATCTTGTTTCAATATACAACGTGAAGACACTTAA